In Chlorocebus sabaeus isolate Y175 chromosome 2, mChlSab1.0.hap1, whole genome shotgun sequence, the genomic stretch GGGCAGGCCTGCAGCTCACTGGTCAGCTCCCCTCTGCTTCCTTCCAGGCCACAGCACTCCTGGGGGTCACTGGGGTCTCAGTGCCCCTCACCTGGCCAGGGTCTCACTGTCCCTCACCTGGCCAGGGTCTCCGTGCCACTCACCTCTTCTTTGCTGGAACATTCCACACATTCCTTCCCCGACAGGGCAGGGTTCCTGGGCTAAGGCTGGGGCAGGTGTGCTGGGCCTGGAGCTCTCCCTAAGGTCTCCAGTGGGTGTGGGCTCCTGGGATCTGCACTGTGTCCCCTGGGTCACCCTCACTGGGCTCATCCTAAAGGCGCCTCCCCCGcccgcccctcctccctcccgACCTGCAGGTGCCTCACCTATAGTTTCTTCTTtcagcctccccaccccccagcacTCACCATGAGCTGAGCCTGCTCTGAGGACTGGGACAGCCCCAGGACCCCACACAGGTGGGGCTCAGCAGCTCCAGATGAGAAACCCATGCACTCTGCCTGGGGAGTTCCGGCAGTGACGGGAGGAGGCACCGTCCTGCCCAGGGGGCTGAGAAGGCTGAGCCTTGAGTGAATGGCAGTCAGCGGACATCAGCAACTCCAGGTGAGAAACCCATGCACTCTGCCTGGGGAGTTCCGGCAGTAACGGGAGGAGGCACCGTCCTGCCCGGGGGGCTGAGAAGGCTGAGCCTTGAGTGAATGGCAGTCAGCGGACATCAGTGGAGGCGGACAGGACACTGAGGACAGAGTCACCCTCCCAGGGAGCCAGACATGAGGGGTGCCGGGGAgtaggagggagggagtgggagggaggggagggggtgagAGGGAGGTGAGGGGGTGGGGGCGGAAGGGAGGtgaggggatgggggtgggagggaggtgagtgGGGGTGAGAGGGAAGTGAAGGgtttggggtgggagggaggtgaggggggcaggaggcaggtgaaggggtgggggtggaagggaggtgatggggtagggtgggggtgagggatgTGGAGGGGTCTCCTAGGCCCTGGCCTGAGCTAggaaggggcagggctgggtcaGGAAGCTGGGTCTGGGTGCCGTGGTGCATCCTGGGTGACTGTGGAtgctggaggaggaagagctcCTGCATTTGTGTCTGGGTTGGGACCGTCTAGGCGAGAGCTCAGTGTGAACTGTCCACCGTGCTCCCAGTGTCCGAGGCCCCCAGGGGCCAGGTGAGTCCCGAGGGGGATGTTGGCCGAGCAGAGTTGGGTGCTGAACCCCCAGACTCCCCTTGTTGACCACCCAGCCAGGAATCCCCAGGGCAGAAGGTGGGGTCTGCTCAAACATGGGGCAGGCGGTCTAGGGGTGTCTGATGCCCAGGCCTCTAGCCAGCAGGATGTGGACAGAAGTGGCCGCTGGGTGGGGCTGAGTGTAGAGGGCAGTGCCCATCCACAGTGTGGCCGTGCGTCCCATGGAGTGTGGGCCTGAAGGGGGGAAGGACCCCCTCAATACCTCAGGCCAGCGGGTCCCATTCCAGCTGCCACCCAGACTCAGCCTGAGGCCTCTTCACCTGCACCATCTTAAAGTGGATCCCCAGCCACCATGGGTGCCATAGCACCCGATTCCCGTCCCCGTGCCCCCACTTTGGGCTCACTCACATCCCAGTGGATAAAGGAGAGTCGGTGCCAGTAGGGCAGGGGACGGATCACGTGGGGCTCCTCGGCAATGAACAGTCGTAGGAGACGGGGCTGAAAGGAGCCTGTGCGGAGGGGCCTCGAGGCCGGGGTGCAGGGAAGACCCCAAGGAGGAGCCGTCCCGGGAGGAGCAGGTGCCCTGAGGGTGGGGGACCCCTGCCCAGCGGGACAGCCCTGAGAAGCCGGGACCCAGCGTGGCAGGTGGACACgtccttcccaccccagcctcccccatCGCCTGTGACACCCACCCACACCTGTGGCCCAGCCACCTACACCCCAGCAAGTCCCACTGGCCTGTTCCGGTGGGAAAACCCACAAAACCCCCTTATCTGCAGGACACTGGTGCCCACGCTTGTGGGAGGCCTGAGCCGTGGGCAGAGTGCAGAGGGTGGGAGCCAGTGGTTCCTGGGAGAGcttcctctccccaacccccactaAAGGTGTCAACACCCCATCCCCAGGAGTAGGTGCTTCCCTCCACTGCCCGGCCCCACTTTCCCACCCTGGGATTCCTGAGCAGCCTCAGTGAGCAGCAGACTCCAGGCTGGGCCCCCATGAGGGTTGAGACTGCTGTGCCTGCATCCCAGGAGCAAGGTGCAGGGTGCATCGGGGCTGTTCACAACCTGGTTCCACCTGGCTGTCTGACACCAACCTTGCTCCATGGCAGTGGTCCCAGTGGGCTGTGGTCCCTCCACGGGCTGTGGTTCTGTGGGCTGTGGTTCTGTGGGCTGTGGTTCCGTGGGCTGAGGTTACGTGGGCTGTGGTCCCTGTGGGCTGTGCTGTGGCCCTCATCTGCCCTCTGAGGGGCCTGGCTGAACTGCTGTCTCCTTGGACCCTGCGCTTGTCTGTGTCTCGGCCTTGGCTGCCACTCCCCTGCCATGCAGGCTCATCCCATGTGGCCCCTGCCTTGAAGTCGTCTTCACATGGAGTTGGCAAAGCCCCGGGAGGCTCTGGGCCCTTGTATCAGGGTTGGGGGGTATTAACCAGCCCCTGGGAGGCTCTGGGCCCTTGTATCAGGGTTGGGGGGGTGTTAACCAGCCCCTGGGAGGCTCTGGGCCCTTGTATCGGGGTTGGGGGGTGTTaaccagctccctgggaggctcTGGGCCCTTGTATCGGGGTTGGGGGGGTTAACCAGCCCCGGGAGGCTCTGGGCCCTTGTATCAGGTTGGGGGTGTTAACCAGCCCCCTGGGAGGCTCTGGGCCCACTCTGTTGGTAACTGAGTCAGAGCCCGGATTAGAAAAGGCTGAAACCACCCCCTACGACGCAGGGCCCTGGCGCCTTTGCCAGCTGTTTCGAATCAGTCCGTGGTGTCGACCACAGGGTGTTGCCCCAGGATCCCCGAAACCCAGTCAGCCTTCACTGTGGAGGATCAGGGCGGCCTTGAAAGGAGCTCTGTCCTCCATGGGGCCTCGGCCAGGAAGGCACAAAGGGGCTTTGTCCCCAGCCCAAGCCCGGAAGACCCTCCTCCAGCTGTGGCCCTCGGGACCGTCTGGCCGGCTCGTCCTTGGGGGGCCTTGGGGGTTGCACCTCCCCAGGCTGCAGCATGGGCCCCAGTCAGCCGCTGAGGTGCAGAGGATGAGAACTTCCACAGAAAAACATGTACGGACACCTTGGGGAAGCTTCCGGAAGAATGCACGCAGGAGGCTCGCCACACGCCCGGGTGGGACTCGGGTCCACTTCCCTGCTCCTGCCCCCACAGCATCATCCGATGTCCCTCAAAGCACTGAACCATGAGCGCATGAGCAGTGGGGACACACTGTCAGAGGTCACTGTCTGACCCGGCGCCCGGTGTCTGCCCTGGCCCATACGGTCCCGTCGATCTGCCCCAGACGTGCTGTAGCTGTGTGTTGAGGGCCCTGGGTCCCCCTAAGTCCTGGCCTTGGGCTTCCCCGATACCACCGCGCTGGTCATCTCTTAGTCACCCTGACAATGCCCAGTGTTCACAGGACAGCCCCACGCTctgtggctgggtgtggaggcCCTCGCTGGCCCTTCCTGatacctcctcctcttcttttctgctctctccctcctgccccacccctggCTGGAGCTGACTCTAACATTCCGCTGGCATTCACCCTGGCACAGCTCACAGGCTGCATTGCTACCTCCGGGCTTTGCTGCCTGGTGAGGTGTGGGCATCCTCATCCTTCAAAGCCCAGTTCCCCaatcacctcttccaggaagcctccccTGACTGCCTGGGTGACAACGACTCCTCCCCTTCTGTGTGCAATGGAAAGAGGTGGCCTGAGGAGTCAAACGGTGTAAACCCCGCCCCGCTCTATTTGGGAAGCACCTGCTGTGTGGCAGGTGCTGTGCTTGGTGCTGGGGATAGCCCATGGGGAAGAAACACACAGAACCTGCCCTGCTCTCAAGGAAGAGGCCCTGGGGGCGGCCGGGGCAGAGACCCAAGGGAGAGACCCACACAGTGGCGTGAGGGCAGTGCTGATGGTGGGGATGTGGCTGGATGGCAGGTCAGCGAGGGCGTGTTGAGGTGACACTGGGGGTGTGAAGACCCAGGGGAGAGTGGAGGGACAGAGGGGACGCTGGGCAAGTGTCCCAAGGCAGAGGTGGAGCTGCGGGAAGGAGGCTGCCGGGCAGAGATGCAGAGACCTTTGTGGGTGCAGGTGGAGACCAGGAGGCCCCTCGAGGCCTGGGGTGTGTCCTCAGCTGGGAGGGCTGTGGAAGGATCTGGGCCTGCAGACGCTGGTGCAGACGGGAGGCCTGGGGTGTGAGTCCAGGGGAGCGGGCCTGGGCCAGGTGGACCGGAAGCTGGCACAGTGGTCAGGTGCTTGGAGGCTGCGCCACGCTGGGGACCTGGAGGTGTGTGAGGAGGTGTCTGTTGCGCCTGGGGCTGCCGCCTGCAGGGCTGGGT encodes the following:
- the LOC103220153 gene encoding uncharacterized protein is translated as MEQGIPGWESGAGQWREAPTPGDGVLTPLVGVGERKLSQEPLAPTLCTLPTAQASHKRGHQCPADKGVLWVFPPEQASGTCWGVGGWATGVGGCHRRWGRLGWEGRVHLPRWVPASQGCPAGQGSPTLRAPAPPGTAPPWGLPCTPASRPLRTGSFQPRLLRLFIAEEPHVIRPLPYWHRLSFIHWDAHTPWDARPHCGWALPSTLSPTQRPLLSTSCWLEAWASDTPRPPAPCLSRPHLLPWGFLAGWSTRGVWGFSTQLCSANIPLGTHLAPGGLGHWEHGGQFTLSSRLDGPNPDTNAGALPPPASTVTQDAPRHPDPAS